From one Lolium rigidum isolate FL_2022 chromosome 4, APGP_CSIRO_Lrig_0.1, whole genome shotgun sequence genomic stretch:
- the LOC124650466 gene encoding cyclin-B1-2-like, producing MANGGMAKKGFGESHDVLRFGVNDSVRGDLAPPHPLQATIQSESKFWDDKKKFGTESIYGSAFNIRKDLDAQILSRFQRPPGALPSSLLGYEAMTGSLDDFGFEDYLNMPQDSDSLRIPDMHHGMEVRLGLSKGPVCPSFN from the exons ATGGCGAACGGCGGGATGGCGAAGAAGGGGTTCGGCGAGAGCCACGACGTGCTCCGCTTCGGCGTCAACGACAGCGTCAGGGGCGACCTCGCGCCGCCGCACCCGCTCCAGGCCACCATCCAATCG GAGAGCAAGTTCTGGGACGACAAGAAGAAGTTCGGGACGGAGTCCATCTACGGATCCGCCTTCAACATCCGCAAGGATCTCGACGCCCAAATCCTCTCCAG GTTCCAAAGGCCCCCAGGTGCATTACCATCATCTTTGCTAGGATATGAGGCAatgacaggttccttggatgattTCGGATTTGAAGATTATCTTAACA TGCCCCAAGACTCTGACAGCCTCCGTATACCGGACATGCACCATGGGATGGAGGTTCGCCTTGGCCTGTCGAAGGGACCTGTCTGCCCTAGTTTCAATTGA